DNA from Actinoplanes sp. SE50/110:
AGATGACGTCGCCGGCGACGTTCATCAACTGTCCGGCCGCGAAGAAGATCCACAGCGCCCGCCGCGACGGCCGGTGCAGCCACACCCCCGCAAGCATCGCCAGTCCGGACAGCAGACCCATGGCGTTGTACGCCACGGCTTGCGCGAAGCCGCCGCCGGGAAGCAGGAAGTAGCCGCCGATCGCTGCGATCCCGAGGGCAATGGTGAGCCACCACAGCCGCCGTCGCAGCCCGGTCCCACCGCGGAAAACCTCATCGGCTGCGGGTGCCGGCACCGGGCTGACCGTCCCACTGGCGCGGCGTCCCGATCTCACCAAGGACGTATCGGAAGCAACCCGCCGCGATTAAGTCCGACTGTTCAGCGCTACGTCACACCTTCGCGTCCGAGCGCCCGTCCGGCACCGTGTGCAGACGCCGGCACCTACGCCGGCATGCTGACCTGGCCTCCGGCCAGCGCCCATGGCGGCCTCAGCCGGTGCGGCGCGCGGTATGGCCCATGCTTCTCACACCTGACATCCATCGATATGTCAGTGGTGGTCGGCAATGCTGCTTACCGATGAACAGCCTTCCAGGGCTCGAGTTCCTTCCTGACCGCAGAACCATCGAGAAGGGCCATCAGGGCTCGGCGAGGTCGGTGCGGAGCTGGCCGCTGACCGCGCCGTCGCCCGCAGCGAGGTTGTACCGGGACGGGTGCGTGGAGCTGTTCGAGGAGGTCGCGACGACCGGTACAAGAATGCATGCAGTAAGGCGCGCTCTGATCTGTGATCAGCAATCAGATTTCCCGGCCTGAGCGCTGCTACGCCCGCCGCACGCCCGGCCGCAGTACCTGGCAGGAGGACAGATCGTGACGGGCAACCGGGAACACCGCCTGCCCGCGACGAGGGAGCAAGAACCTCGTCGAAGGGGCGAGCCTCCCCGTTATGGTCACATCCCCGGTCCGGTGACCGATACATGGGAAGACATCGGTGACCGGACGTGGGGCGAGCAGGCGGGAGAATGCAGGTTGTCGACACGACGGTTGTCTCCCTCGCTGACGGGCCTGGTCGGTGCGGTGATGTGGGTGATCGCCGCGGCGTACACGGTGGGTCTGGTTCTGCAGCCTCCGGGTTTCGTGGTGGCGGTGGACGTGTGGCTCAACATCGCCGCGATCGCCGCGCCGGCGCTGGTGTGCTGGGCGGCTGTCCTGACCGCAGGTGGCCGGCGGCTGGAACTGGTGTTCATGGCGGTCGGCTGCACCAGCTACGCGATCGGTAACGCCCTGCTGGCCATGGCCGCTGCCCGGCACGTCACGGTGGTGACCCCCGCTTGGAGTGATGCCGGATTTCTGCTGTTCTATCCGGCGGTCCTGGCCGCGCTGGTCACCGTGGCGCGTCGTGCGTTGTCGCGGCGTAGCGGCCAGGTGTGGTGGGACGCCGCCGTCGCCGCCCTCGGCGGGGCGACAGGCCTCGCCGTCCTGCTGGCCCCGGTGTTCTCCGGCATCAGCGGCAGCCCGTTGCAGATGATCGTGGCCGCCGCCTATCCCGCCGCGGACATGACGCTGGTGGCGGTGCTGCTGGGTCTGATGTGCCTGCACGGGGCCCGGTTCCCGCGCCGGTGGCTACCGCTGATCGCCGGGCTGGCGCTGTTCGCGGCCGCGGACATCAGCTACACGCTGCGGGTAGCCGCCGGCGGCTACACGGTGGGTACTCCGATGGACGGCCTGTGGGCGCTGGGGCTGGCCACCCTGGCCACCTGGACCGTGCGCTGCGGCCGGGAACGCTCCGGCGCCGGCATCGATTCCGGGGAGCAGCCGTATTCGCCCAGTCTGCTGGTGCCCGGGCTGTCCAGCGGTGTGGCGTTGGCCGTGCTGGTGGCCGGCAGCACCGCCTCCCTATCGCGCGTCATCCTGCTGCTGGCGACCGCGACCGTGCTGACCTCGGCAGGCCGTACGCACGTGGCTTACCGGCAGCTGCGACGTATGGCGCAGCTCACGCGCGAGGCTCGCAGCGACGACCTGACCGGCTTGGCGAACCGGCGTGCCTTCTACGACCACGCCGGCCGCCGCCTGGCCCAGGGCAGCCCCTTCACGCTGCTGCTGATCGACCTCAACCGGTTCAAGGAAGTCAACGACAGCCTCGGGCACCACGTCGGTGACCAGCTGTTGCAGCAGGTCGCGCGGCGGCTTGCCGCCCAGATACGGGCGGGGGACCTGCTGGCGCGCCTGGGCGGTGACGAGTTCGTGGTCCTCGCCGACGCCGGTGACGCCGACGCGGCCCTGAGCATCGCCGACCGGGTGCACGAGGCGTTGAGCGCCGGCTTCGAACTGGACGGCATCACGGTGCACGCGCACGCCAGCATCGGCCTCGCCCTGGCCCCGCACCATGGCAGGGACGTCGCCATGCTGCTGCGCCGCGCCGACATCGCCATGTACCGGGCCAAGAGCGGCCGGTACGGCAACCAGCTGTGGCAGCCGAACAATGACGAGGCCAGCGCCGACCGGCTGCGGCTGCAGCAGGAACTACGCGAGGGCCTGCGCACCGGTCAGCTGGTGCTGCACTACCAGCCCAAGATCGATCTGCACGACGGTCAGGTGCACAGCGTCGAAGCGCTGGTGCGCTGGCAGCACCCGCACCAGGGGCTGCTATACCCGGATGCGTTCCTGGGCCTGGCCGAGGACGCCGGCCTGATGC
Protein-coding regions in this window:
- a CDS encoding bifunctional diguanylate cyclase/phosphodiesterase → MSTRRLSPSLTGLVGAVMWVIAAAYTVGLVLQPPGFVVAVDVWLNIAAIAAPALVCWAAVLTAGGRRLELVFMAVGCTSYAIGNALLAMAAARHVTVVTPAWSDAGFLLFYPAVLAALVTVARRALSRRSGQVWWDAAVAALGGATGLAVLLAPVFSGISGSPLQMIVAAAYPAADMTLVAVLLGLMCLHGARFPRRWLPLIAGLALFAAADISYTLRVAAGGYTVGTPMDGLWALGLATLATWTVRCGRERSGAGIDSGEQPYSPSLLVPGLSSGVALAVLVAGSTASLSRVILLLATATVLTSAGRTHVAYRQLRRMAQLTREARSDDLTGLANRRAFYDHAGRRLAQGSPFTLLLIDLNRFKEVNDSLGHHVGDQLLQQVARRLAAQIRAGDLLARLGGDEFVVLADAGDADAALSIADRVHEALSAGFELDGITVHAHASIGLALAPHHGRDVAMLLRRADIAMYRAKSGRYGNQLWQPNNDEASADRLRLQQELREGLRTGQLVLHYQPKIDLHDGQVHSVEALVRWQHPHQGLLYPDAFLGLAEDAGLMHELTTTVLHLALRQAAHWHAAGHPLSVAVNLPPSALMDAQLAARMTDLLRQYDLAPAALQLEITEDAIMGDRERAAAVLTQLRAAGVRIAIDDFGTGFSSLAYLRDLPVDDLKLDRSFIMPATSDDRAAALVSSTVILAHSLGLRMVAEGVEDLAGAEQLQRFGCDQAQGYLYSRPVPADQLIAWITSRASAAAAAAGSEPIPAAVAVG